The following coding sequences are from one Kosakonia sp. H02 window:
- the prfA gene encoding peptide chain release factor 1, whose amino-acid sequence MKPSIVAKLEALHERHEEVQALLGDAQTIADQDRFRALSREYAQLSDVSRCFTDWQQIQDDIETAQMMLDDPEMREMAQDELRDAKEKGERLEQQLQVLLLPKDPDDERNAFVEVRAGTGGDEAALFAGDLFRMYSRYAESRRWRVEIMSANEGEHGGYKEVIAKISGDGVYGRLKFESGGHRVQRVPATESQGRIHTSACTVAVMPEIPEAELPEISPADLRIDTFRSSGAGGQHVNTTDSAIRITHLPTGIVVECQDERSQHKNKAKALAVLGSRIRAAEMAKRQQAEASTRRNLLGSGDRSDRNRTYNFPQGRVTDHRINLTLYRLDEVMEGKLDMLIEPIVQEYQADQLAALSEQD is encoded by the coding sequence ATGAAGCCTTCTATTGTTGCCAAACTGGAAGCCCTGCATGAACGCCATGAAGAAGTTCAGGCGCTGCTGGGTGATGCGCAAACTATTGCCGATCAGGACCGTTTTCGCGCCCTGTCGCGTGAATATGCGCAACTGAGCGACGTATCCCGCTGTTTTACTGACTGGCAACAGATTCAGGATGATATCGAAACCGCGCAGATGATGCTCGATGACCCGGAAATGCGCGAAATGGCGCAGGACGAACTGCGTGACGCGAAAGAAAAGGGCGAGCGGCTTGAACAGCAATTGCAGGTGCTGCTGCTGCCCAAAGATCCCGATGACGAGCGCAATGCGTTTGTCGAAGTCCGTGCCGGAACCGGCGGGGATGAAGCCGCACTGTTTGCCGGCGATCTGTTCCGTATGTACAGCCGTTATGCCGAGTCTCGTCGCTGGCGCGTGGAAATCATGAGCGCCAATGAAGGCGAGCATGGCGGTTATAAAGAAGTGATTGCCAAAATCAGCGGTGACGGTGTGTATGGTCGGCTGAAATTTGAATCCGGCGGCCACCGCGTGCAGCGCGTACCGGCCACGGAATCGCAGGGGCGTATTCATACTTCTGCCTGTACCGTGGCGGTGATGCCGGAGATACCAGAAGCGGAATTGCCGGAGATAAGCCCGGCGGATCTGCGTATCGATACGTTCCGCTCGTCTGGCGCGGGTGGTCAGCACGTTAACACCACCGATTCCGCTATTCGTATTACCCACTTGCCAACCGGCATTGTGGTGGAGTGCCAGGACGAACGCTCACAGCACAAAAACAAAGCCAAAGCGCTGGCGGTGCTCGGTTCACGTATTCGCGCGGCAGAGATGGCGAAACGCCAGCAGGCAGAAGCATCAACCCGTCGTAACCTGCTTGGCAGCGGCGATCGCAGCGACCGCAACCGCACCTACAACTTCCCGCAGGGGCGCGTCACCGATCACCGCATTAACCTGACACTCTATCGCCTGGACGAGGTGATGGAAGGCAAACTCGATATGCTAATCGAACCGATTGTGCAGGAATACCAGGCCGACCAACTGGCGGCACTCTCCGAGCAGGACTAA
- the prmC gene encoding peptide chain release factor N(5)-glutamine methyltransferase: MDYQQWLREAISQLQASDSPRRDAEILLGFVTGKARTFLLAFGETPLTADQQQQLATLLARRVRGEPVAHLVGEREFWSLPLFVSPATLIPRPDTECLVEQALARLPASPCRILDLGTGTGAIALALASERPDCHVTAVDLIPEAVALAQRNAAHLGITNVEIRQSSWFSALDGQQFSLVVSNPPYIDEQDPHLAQGDVRFEPLSALVAAENGLADLHTIIANAPRYLQPQGWLLLEHGWQQGAAVREIFARYGWQNVETCRDYGDNERLTLGQRP, translated from the coding sequence ATGGATTATCAACAGTGGTTGCGCGAGGCGATAAGCCAGTTACAGGCGAGCGATAGCCCGCGCCGTGACGCGGAGATCCTGCTCGGTTTTGTGACCGGCAAAGCGCGGACCTTTCTTCTCGCCTTTGGTGAAACACCGCTTACGGCGGATCAGCAGCAACAGCTGGCAACATTGCTGGCCCGGCGCGTGCGCGGCGAGCCGGTCGCGCACCTGGTCGGCGAGCGGGAGTTCTGGTCGCTGCCGCTGTTTGTTTCTCCGGCCACGCTTATCCCGCGCCCGGACACCGAGTGTCTGGTTGAGCAGGCGCTCGCCCGTCTTCCCGCCTCGCCGTGCCGCATTCTGGATTTGGGCACCGGCACCGGGGCAATTGCGCTGGCTCTGGCGAGTGAACGCCCGGACTGCCACGTCACCGCTGTTGATCTGATCCCTGAAGCGGTTGCGCTGGCGCAGCGCAATGCCGCGCATCTGGGCATCACGAATGTTGAAATCCGGCAAAGCAGCTGGTTCAGCGCCCTCGATGGGCAGCAATTCTCGCTGGTTGTCAGCAATCCTCCCTATATTGATGAGCAAGATCCCCACCTGGCGCAGGGCGATGTACGCTTTGAGCCATTAAGTGCGCTGGTGGCGGCTGAAAACGGGCTTGCGGATCTGCACACCATCATTGCTAACGCGCCCCGTTATTTGCAGCCACAGGGTTGGTTGCTGCTGGAACATGGCTGGCAGCAGGGCGCGGCGGTGCGGGAGATTTTCGCCCGCTATGGCTGGCAGAACGTGGAAACCTGCCGGGATTATGGTGATAACGAACGCCTGACGCTGGGACAGCGACCTTAA
- the sirB2 gene encoding invasion regulator SirB2 translates to MRAFNVLIILHLTSVALTISLFVLRYWWRWTENPRFNARWVRVVPHMVDSVLLLSGAGLMWVTGYLPLTSKGAWLTEKLFGVIIYIVLGFIALGRHRPRSQQIGFIAFLLGLVVLYIIIKLAATKVPILG, encoded by the coding sequence ATGCGTGCATTTAACGTCCTGATTATTCTGCATTTGACCTCGGTAGCGCTGACCATTAGCCTGTTCGTTTTACGTTACTGGTGGCGCTGGACAGAGAACCCCCGCTTTAACGCGCGCTGGGTGCGGGTGGTCCCGCATATGGTGGATAGCGTGTTGCTGCTCAGCGGCGCGGGGTTGATGTGGGTGACGGGTTATTTACCTTTGACTTCGAAAGGCGCATGGCTGACTGAGAAGCTGTTTGGCGTTATCATCTACATCGTTTTGGGTTTTATTGCGCTGGGGCGACATCGCCCGCGCAGCCAGCAAATCGGTTTTATCGCCTTTCTGCTGGGGCTGGTGGTGCTGTACATCATCATTAAACTCGCCGCCACAAAAGTACCGATACTGGGGTAA
- the sirB1 gene encoding invasion regulator SirB1, with product MRSLADFEFNNAPLCDGMILVSELIRDDFPSQYVQDELERLLSLAREEISQAKPQDWQLEKLVELFYGEWGFKDTRGIYRLSDALWLDKVLQNRQGSAVSLGAILLWVAGRLDIPLTPVIFPTQLILRAEWLDGGMWLINPFNGDTLDEHTLEVWLKGNISPVAELFNEDLDEADNAEVIRKLLDTLKSALMEEQQMELALRASEALLQFNPEDPYEIRDRGLIYAQLDCDHVALHDLSYFVEQCPEDPISEMIRAQINTISHKQITLH from the coding sequence ATGAGGTCGTTAGCTGATTTCGAATTTAACAACGCGCCATTATGCGACGGGATGATCCTTGTTTCCGAGCTGATCCGCGATGATTTTCCTTCACAGTATGTGCAAGATGAACTGGAGCGCTTGCTCAGCCTGGCGCGTGAGGAAATCAGTCAGGCAAAGCCTCAGGACTGGCAACTGGAAAAACTTGTTGAGCTTTTTTATGGCGAATGGGGTTTTAAAGATACCCGCGGTATCTACCGTTTATCCGATGCGCTGTGGCTCGATAAAGTGTTGCAAAACCGCCAGGGCAGCGCGGTGTCGCTGGGTGCCATTTTACTGTGGGTTGCCGGGCGGCTGGATATTCCCCTGACGCCGGTTATTTTCCCGACGCAGCTTATTCTGCGCGCCGAATGGCTGGACGGTGGAATGTGGCTGATTAACCCGTTTAACGGCGACACGCTGGATGAACACACGCTAGAAGTTTGGCTGAAAGGCAATATTAGCCCGGTGGCCGAGCTATTTAATGAAGACCTTGATGAAGCCGACAATGCTGAAGTGATCCGCAAACTGCTGGATACGTTAAAGTCGGCATTAATGGAAGAGCAGCAGATGGAGCTGGCGTTGCGCGCCAGTGAAGCATTATTGCAGTTCAACCCGGAAGACCCGTATGAGATCCGCGATCGTGGGCTTATCTACGCTCAGCTCGATTGCGACCATGTGGCGCTGCATGATTTAAGCTATTTTGTTGAGCAGTGCCCTGAGGATCCAATTAGCGAGATGATCCGCGCGCAAATCAACACGATTTCCCATAAACAGATTACCCTGCATTAA
- the kdsA gene encoding 3-deoxy-8-phosphooctulonate synthase has translation MKQKVVSIGDINVANDLPFVLFGGMNVLESRDLAMRICEHYVTVTQKLGIPYVFKASFDKANRSSIKSYRGPGLEEGMKIFQELKQTFGVKVITDVHEASQAQPVADVVDVIQLPAFLARQTDLVEAMAKTGAVINVKKPQFVSPGQMGNIVDKFIEGGNDKVILCDRGANFGYDNLVVDMLGFSVMKKVSNNSPVIFDVTHALQCRDPFGAASGGRRAQVAELARAGMATGLAGLFIEAHPDPDNAKCDGPSALPLAKLEPFLKQIKAIDDLVKSFDELDTEH, from the coding sequence ATGAAACAAAAAGTGGTCAGCATTGGCGACATTAACGTCGCGAACGATCTGCCGTTTGTACTGTTTGGTGGTATGAACGTGCTGGAATCCCGCGATTTAGCAATGCGCATTTGCGAACACTACGTCACCGTAACCCAGAAACTGGGCATTCCGTACGTGTTCAAAGCCTCTTTTGATAAAGCCAACCGCTCTTCCATCAAGTCCTACCGTGGGCCGGGTCTGGAAGAGGGGATGAAAATCTTCCAGGAACTGAAACAGACCTTCGGCGTTAAAGTTATCACTGATGTGCACGAAGCAAGCCAGGCGCAGCCGGTTGCCGACGTGGTTGATGTGATCCAGCTTCCGGCGTTCCTTGCTCGCCAGACCGATCTGGTGGAAGCAATGGCGAAAACCGGCGCGGTCATTAACGTGAAAAAACCGCAGTTCGTAAGCCCCGGCCAGATGGGGAATATCGTCGATAAATTTATTGAAGGCGGTAACGATAAAGTGATCCTGTGCGACCGTGGCGCTAACTTCGGTTATGACAACCTGGTTGTGGATATGCTTGGCTTTAGCGTGATGAAGAAAGTCTCCAACAACTCGCCGGTGATTTTCGATGTGACCCACGCGTTGCAGTGCCGCGACCCGTTTGGCGCAGCATCCGGCGGCCGTCGCGCTCAGGTGGCTGAACTGGCCCGTGCAGGCATGGCGACCGGTCTGGCTGGCCTGTTTATTGAAGCGCATCCGGATCCGGACAATGCCAAATGCGACGGCCCATCTGCGCTGCCGCTGGCGAAGCTGGAGCCGTTCCTCAAACAGATCAAAGCCATTGACGATCTGGTGAAAAGCTTCGACGAACTCGATACCGAGCACTAA
- a CDS encoding AraC family transcriptional regulator has translation MSDPLSEVVRLLHPGAAFANIISGKGNWAVRYFEYGLPSFCIMLEGSCQLTVDGHEAVTLRAGDFILLPTTPAFTLSSFVPAPPVYLDPNKVASLHSEIRYGEQGGSPDMRAMGGAFLFDCAEPDLLVSLLPGVVHVRDSLRLSQLVQMVAEESAEQKPGSEFMLSRLPELLLVEAMRSAAAGSAPPGLLRGLADERLARALKQMHERIAHAWSIDELAKIAVLSRSVFFERFTRLVGVAPMQYLLAWRMAVAKDLLHGDQLSVAEVAERVGYGSTSTFSVAFSRYVGQPPSHYARS, from the coding sequence ATGAGCGATCCGCTTTCAGAAGTCGTTCGGCTGCTCCATCCGGGGGCGGCCTTTGCCAATATCATCAGCGGCAAAGGTAACTGGGCCGTGCGCTATTTCGAATACGGTTTGCCCAGCTTCTGCATCATGCTGGAAGGAAGCTGCCAGCTTACGGTGGACGGGCATGAAGCCGTCACTCTGCGCGCCGGCGATTTCATTCTGCTGCCCACCACACCCGCTTTCACCCTGTCGAGCTTCGTCCCTGCGCCCCCGGTTTATCTCGATCCCAATAAAGTGGCGAGCCTGCACAGCGAGATCCGTTATGGTGAACAAGGCGGTTCCCCGGATATGCGCGCAATGGGCGGCGCTTTTCTGTTTGATTGTGCTGAACCTGACCTGCTGGTTTCGCTGCTGCCCGGGGTGGTCCACGTCCGGGATTCGCTTCGTTTGTCGCAGCTTGTGCAGATGGTGGCGGAAGAATCCGCAGAGCAGAAGCCAGGCAGCGAGTTTATGTTGTCCAGACTGCCAGAATTGCTGCTGGTGGAGGCCATGCGCTCGGCCGCAGCCGGAAGCGCCCCGCCCGGGCTGTTGCGCGGTTTAGCGGATGAACGCCTGGCTCGTGCCCTGAAGCAGATGCATGAACGTATCGCTCACGCCTGGAGTATTGATGAGTTGGCGAAAATCGCGGTTCTGTCGCGCTCCGTATTCTTTGAGCGCTTTACGCGCCTGGTGGGGGTAGCGCCGATGCAGTATCTGCTTGCCTGGCGCATGGCCGTCGCAAAGGATTTGCTGCATGGTGATCAACTGTCAGTAGCGGAGGTTGCGGAACGTGTGGGCTACGGCTCGACCAGCACATTCAGCGTGGCGTTCAGCCGGTATGTCGGGCAGCCGCCCAGCCATTATGCGCGTTCATAA
- a CDS encoding SDR family oxidoreductase, which yields MKTVLITGCSSGYGLETARYFLKQGWKVIATMREPQEELFPASVNLRMLPLDVTKPDSIASALNAAGPIDVLVNNAGIGLFGAFEDTPMSTVREIFETNTFGVMAMCQAVIPQFRARRAGTIVNVTSSATLAPYPLVAAYTASKSAIEGFTASLEPELRHFGVRVKLVEPGYGPTTRFAANGQQRMQGLISEAYEPFARSVFAGYETFSVFTKEIEVAEAVFRAASSGEDQLRFRAGADALALP from the coding sequence ATGAAAACTGTACTGATCACCGGCTGTTCATCCGGCTATGGCCTGGAAACGGCCCGTTACTTCCTCAAACAGGGCTGGAAGGTCATCGCCACGATGCGCGAACCTCAGGAGGAATTGTTTCCTGCTTCCGTGAACCTGCGCATGTTGCCACTGGATGTGACGAAACCCGACAGCATCGCTTCTGCCCTCAATGCAGCCGGCCCGATTGACGTGCTGGTGAATAATGCCGGGATCGGCCTGTTCGGCGCGTTTGAGGACACGCCCATGTCCACCGTACGCGAAATTTTCGAGACCAACACCTTCGGCGTGATGGCGATGTGCCAGGCGGTGATCCCCCAGTTTCGGGCGCGCCGGGCGGGCACCATTGTCAACGTCACCTCAAGCGCCACGCTGGCTCCGTATCCGCTGGTCGCGGCCTACACGGCCAGCAAGAGCGCTATTGAAGGGTTTACCGCCTCACTGGAACCCGAACTGAGGCACTTTGGCGTGCGGGTCAAACTGGTGGAGCCGGGTTATGGCCCGACGACCCGCTTTGCCGCCAATGGTCAGCAGCGTATGCAGGGATTGATCTCAGAAGCTTATGAACCTTTCGCCCGCAGTGTCTTTGCCGGTTACGAAACGTTCTCGGTATTTACTAAGGAAATTGAAGTCGCCGAAGCCGTATTCAGGGCTGCAAGCAGTGGGGAGGATCAGCTTCGTTTCCGGGCGGGAGCCGATGCGCTGGCGCTTCCCTGA
- the chaA gene encoding sodium-potassium/proton antiporter ChaA, with protein MTTTHEAVKTRHKETTLIFPVAALAVLLFWGSSQSLPVVVGINILALVGILASAFSVVRHADVLAHRLGEPYGSLILSLSVVILEVSLISALMATGDAAPTLMRDTLYSIIMIVTGGLVGFSLLLGGRKFATQYMNLFGIKQYLIALFPLAIIVLVFPMALPEANFTTGQSLLVAVISAAMYGVFLLIQTKTHQSLFVYEHEDDSDDDDPHHGKPSAHGNLWHTVWLIVHLIAVIAVTKMNAQPLEALLTELNAPVAFTGFLVALLILSPEGLGALKAVLNNQVQRAMNLFFGSVLATISLTVPVVTLIAWITGNHLVFGLEAPEMIVMVASLMLCQLSFSTGRTNVLNGAAHLALFAAYLMTIFA; from the coding sequence ATGACAACAACGCATGAGGCGGTTAAAACCCGCCACAAGGAGACAACGCTTATTTTCCCGGTGGCGGCGCTGGCCGTGCTGCTGTTCTGGGGGAGTTCGCAGTCACTGCCAGTGGTAGTGGGTATCAATATTCTGGCGCTGGTCGGGATTTTAGCCAGTGCGTTTAGCGTGGTGCGCCACGCCGATGTACTTGCTCACCGTCTGGGTGAGCCTTACGGTTCGCTGATCCTGAGCCTGTCGGTAGTGATTCTGGAAGTGAGCCTGATTTCCGCCTTAATGGCGACCGGCGACGCCGCGCCGACGCTCATGCGCGACACGCTCTATTCGATCATTATGATTGTTACCGGCGGTCTGGTTGGCTTCTCGCTGTTACTGGGCGGGCGAAAATTTGCCACCCAATATATGAATCTTTTCGGCATCAAACAGTATCTGATTGCCCTCTTTCCACTGGCGATTATTGTGCTGGTCTTCCCGATGGCGCTGCCGGAGGCCAATTTCACGACCGGTCAGTCGTTATTAGTGGCGGTGATTTCAGCGGCAATGTATGGCGTCTTCCTGCTGATCCAGACCAAAACCCATCAAAGCCTGTTCGTTTATGAGCATGAAGACGACAGCGATGACGACGATCCGCACCACGGTAAGCCATCGGCTCACGGCAATTTGTGGCATACCGTCTGGCTGATTGTGCATCTGATTGCAGTCATTGCCGTGACCAAAATGAATGCGCAACCGCTGGAAGCTTTGTTAACGGAGCTGAACGCGCCGGTGGCCTTTACCGGTTTCCTGGTGGCGCTGCTGATCCTCTCGCCAGAAGGCTTGGGTGCCCTGAAAGCGGTGCTGAATAATCAGGTCCAGCGGGCAATGAACCTCTTTTTCGGCTCGGTGCTGGCGACCATTTCCCTCACCGTACCGGTAGTGACGCTTATCGCCTGGATTACCGGTAACCATCTGGTGTTTGGTCTGGAAGCCCCGGAAATGATTGTGATGGTAGCCTCGTTGATGTTGTGTCAGCTCTCTTTTTCAACCGGTCGCACCAATGTGCTCAACGGCGCGGCGCATCTGGCTCTGTTCGCCGCGTATTTGATGACGATATTTGCCTGA
- the chaB gene encoding putative cation transport regulator ChaB has protein sequence MPYKSKSELPDSVQHVLPAHAQEIYKEAFNSAWDQYKDKEDRRGDASREETAHRVAWAAVKNEYEKGDDDKWHKKK, from the coding sequence ATGCCCTATAAATCAAAATCTGAACTGCCCGATAGCGTCCAGCATGTGCTGCCAGCCCATGCGCAGGAAATCTATAAAGAGGCCTTTAACAGTGCCTGGGACCAGTACAAAGACAAAGAAGACCGGCGCGGCGATGCCAGCCGTGAAGAGACGGCGCACCGTGTCGCCTGGGCGGCGGTGAAAAATGAGTATGAAAAAGGGGATGATGATAAGTGGCATAAGAAGAAATAA
- a CDS encoding gamma-glutamylcyclotransferase, whose translation MLTRDFLRTADCKTAFGDIEESLLWSAEQRAASLAATLACRPDDGPVWIFGYGSLMWNPALEYDESCTGTLVGWHRAFCLRLTAGRGTACQPGRMLALKEGGRTTGVAYRLPEETLTDELTLLWKREMITGCYMPSWCKLSLDDGRVVNALVFIMDPRHPLYESDTRAQTIAPLIASASGPLGTNAQYLFSLEQELIKLGMHDDCLNELVGKVRILLEGEKPGPEMRPGFAC comes from the coding sequence ATGTTAACGCGTGATTTCTTGCGAACGGCAGATTGTAAAACGGCGTTTGGGGACATTGAAGAATCCCTGTTATGGTCGGCTGAACAACGGGCGGCCTCGCTCGCAGCGACGCTTGCATGCCGGCCGGATGATGGCCCGGTATGGATTTTTGGTTACGGCTCGCTGATGTGGAACCCGGCGCTGGAGTATGACGAATCCTGCACCGGTACGCTGGTTGGCTGGCACAGGGCATTTTGCTTACGCTTAACCGCCGGGCGCGGCACCGCCTGCCAGCCAGGCCGGATGCTTGCACTGAAAGAGGGCGGACGCACCACAGGCGTGGCCTATCGCTTGCCGGAGGAGACGCTGACCGACGAACTTACGTTGCTGTGGAAGCGTGAAATGATTACCGGCTGTTATATGCCGAGCTGGTGCAAACTCTCCCTTGACGATGGCCGCGTGGTGAATGCGCTGGTGTTTATTATGGATCCGCGCCATCCGTTGTATGAGTCCGATACCCGCGCCCAGACCATCGCCCCGTTGATTGCCTCGGCCAGTGGCCCGCTGGGCACGAATGCGCAGTATCTTTTTTCTCTTGAGCAGGAACTGATTAAGCTCGGCATGCATGATGATTGCCTGAATGAGCTGGTGGGGAAAGTGCGGATACTGCTGGAGGGAGAAAAACCAGGTCCGGAGATGCGACCTGGTTTTGCCTGCTAA
- a CDS encoding DUF1883 domain-containing protein: protein MAVVKASLKLFGGDTVVVRCSENCHIHLMSEKSHTPDAQADILSVQNRASAYLSVPYSGVWSVLIDSHSQSLEHSISYVAA from the coding sequence ATGGCGGTGGTAAAAGCAAGTTTGAAGTTATTTGGCGGGGACACAGTTGTTGTTCGTTGTTCTGAAAATTGTCATATCCATCTGATGAGCGAAAAGAGCCACACTCCGGACGCCCAGGCAGATATTCTGAGTGTACAGAACCGCGCCAGCGCGTATCTGTCTGTACCTTACAGCGGTGTCTGGAGTGTGCTGATCGATAGCCACAGCCAGTCGCTGGAACACTCGATCAGCTACGTTGCGGCGTAA
- a CDS encoding methyl-accepting chemotaxis protein codes for MFRSIKARIIAATAGCLAIALLLNTVINYQVTRQHNQQTQQDILASTSASHSIAIADWVSSKMNMVASLQRVALTDDPIPVFAQLARAGGFINVYVGYASKTAKFSDPGGVPADYDPTIRPWYQQAVKADAPVVTAPYVDASTGSLVVTFAVPVKENGTLKGVVAGDVSMDSVVANVRGINPTPHSTGMLLASDGSVIAAADEKLTMKPFSDAISGVRFADLHVGQPVAGRYAGADKALLVNRVKGTDWLLVVALDSDESTAGLRAQLKASALSLIVLVVIAGAFMQWIVATMLKRLLTIRDAMNAISSGTNDLSQRLPVGGHDEVSQIAHAFNAFSDKLAVVMVKLRDSTQSVQLAAQEIAAGNQDLSGRTEQAASSLRETASAVEQITASVAQSTDAAAQANDQAFAASKAASRGGEVVNQAINTMQSIEVASTKIGDITSVIDGIAFQTNILALNASVEAARAGEQGRGFAVVAGEVRNLASRSAQAAKEIKTLIDSTTESVSTGSRYVRLAGESMTDIVSSIDSVSVIMREITVATSEQMKGIQEINRAVLDLDRMVQQNAELVVESTAAAGALRSQASELAETAGHFRI; via the coding sequence ATGTTCAGATCGATTAAGGCTCGTATTATCGCGGCGACAGCGGGATGCCTCGCCATCGCTTTGCTTCTTAACACCGTGATCAATTATCAGGTCACCCGCCAGCACAACCAGCAAACACAGCAGGATATTCTCGCCAGCACCAGCGCCAGCCACAGCATTGCCATTGCCGACTGGGTGTCCAGCAAAATGAACATGGTCGCCTCCTTGCAACGCGTGGCATTAACCGACGATCCGATACCGGTATTCGCGCAACTCGCCCGCGCAGGCGGTTTTATTAATGTTTATGTCGGCTATGCCAGCAAAACGGCAAAATTTTCCGATCCAGGCGGCGTGCCGGCAGATTACGATCCGACGATTCGCCCGTGGTATCAGCAGGCCGTCAAAGCGGATGCGCCTGTCGTGACCGCGCCTTATGTGGATGCCAGCACCGGTTCACTGGTTGTCACGTTTGCCGTTCCGGTGAAAGAGAACGGAACGCTGAAAGGCGTGGTGGCGGGCGATGTGTCGATGGATAGCGTGGTGGCAAACGTGCGAGGCATCAACCCGACGCCTCACAGCACCGGAATGTTACTCGCCAGCGACGGTTCAGTGATTGCCGCCGCCGATGAAAAACTGACGATGAAGCCTTTTAGCGACGCCATCAGCGGCGTTCGCTTTGCCGATCTCCATGTCGGTCAACCCGTTGCAGGGCGTTATGCCGGGGCAGATAAAGCGTTGCTGGTAAACCGCGTGAAAGGCACAGACTGGTTACTGGTCGTCGCCCTTGATAGCGACGAGTCCACCGCTGGCCTGCGGGCACAATTAAAAGCTTCGGCCCTCTCCCTGATTGTGCTGGTGGTGATTGCCGGGGCTTTTATGCAGTGGATCGTCGCAACCATGCTGAAACGCCTGCTGACCATTCGCGACGCCATGAACGCCATCAGCAGCGGCACCAATGATCTCTCGCAGCGTTTGCCGGTTGGCGGTCATGATGAAGTGTCACAAATTGCCCACGCGTTTAATGCCTTCAGCGACAAGCTCGCGGTGGTGATGGTGAAACTGCGCGATTCCACGCAATCGGTGCAGTTGGCGGCGCAGGAAATTGCAGCCGGTAACCAGGATCTCTCCGGGCGTACAGAACAGGCAGCCTCCAGCCTGCGTGAAACGGCCAGTGCCGTTGAGCAAATCACCGCCTCCGTTGCTCAGTCTACTGATGCGGCGGCGCAGGCCAACGACCAGGCGTTTGCCGCGTCAAAGGCGGCGTCACGCGGCGGCGAAGTGGTGAATCAGGCTATCAACACGATGCAGTCAATCGAAGTTGCCTCAACGAAAATTGGTGATATCACAAGCGTGATTGACGGTATCGCTTTCCAGACGAATATCCTGGCGCTTAACGCCTCGGTAGAGGCCGCGCGCGCCGGTGAGCAGGGCCGTGGGTTTGCGGTGGTCGCGGGCGAAGTGCGTAATCTCGCCAGCCGTAGCGCGCAGGCGGCAAAAGAGATTAAAACGCTGATTGATTCCACCACCGAGAGCGTGTCCACTGGTTCACGCTATGTGCGCCTCGCAGGCGAAAGCATGACGGATATTGTCTCCAGCATCGACAGCGTGTCGGTTATCATGCGGGAAATCACCGTTGCCACCAGTGAACAGATGAAGGGGATTCAGGAAATCAACCGTGCGGTGCTCGATCTGGACCGCATGGTGCAGCAGAATGCGGAACTGGTCGTCGAGTCGACAGCCGCCGCGGGGGCGTTACGCTCGCAGGCGAGCGAGCTTGCCGAAACCGCCGGGCATTTCCGCATTTAA
- a CDS encoding DsrE/DsrF/TusD sulfur relay family protein produces MQKIVIIANGAAYGSESLFNSLRLAIALREQDASLALQLFLMSDAVTAGLRGQKPAEGYNIQQMLEILTAQNVPVKLCKTCTDGRGVTSLPLADGVEIGTLVELAQWTLAADKVLTF; encoded by the coding sequence ATGCAAAAGATAGTGATCATCGCCAACGGCGCGGCGTACGGCAGTGAATCCCTGTTTAACAGCCTGCGGCTGGCCATTGCCCTGCGTGAACAGGACGCCAGCCTTGCCTTACAGCTTTTTCTGATGTCCGATGCGGTGACCGCCGGGCTGCGCGGGCAAAAGCCGGCCGAGGGCTATAACATTCAGCAAATGCTGGAAATTCTCACCGCGCAAAACGTGCCGGTTAAGCTGTGTAAAACCTGTACCGACGGACGTGGCGTCACGTCGCTGCCGCTGGCCGATGGGGTAGAAATCGGTACGCTGGTGGAACTCGCGCAGTGGACACTGGCGGCGGATAAAGTATTAACGTTCTAA